In the Flavobacterium pallidum genome, one interval contains:
- the rimK gene encoding 30S ribosomal protein S6--L-glutamate ligase produces the protein MLQEKVIVGSEEWCSFPTLGIPTIKARVDSGAKTSALHAINIAPFIKNGENWVKFDVNPIQNNVKTVIHCESKLIDKRVVKSSSGFREQRYVIGSDLEIGGKIWQIEITLTNRDSMGFRMLLGREAMSGRILVDPEETYLLGEPTSDSLREIYKAAVTRQGGLRIGVLASNPELYSNKRIMEAGEMRGHEMHFLNIKECYMKLDATTPEIHYRGGRVLDDFDAVIPRIRPSITFYGCALTRQFEALKVFCLNSAAAITQSRDKLFSLQLLLNHGVDIPTTGFANSPLDTNDLIKMVGGPPIIVKLLEGTQGKGVVLAETKKAAESVINAFKSLNANILVQEFIKEANGKDIRCFVIDGKVVAAIQREALPGEFRANIHLGGTASVIKITAEEKKIAIKAAKAMDLKVAGVDIIRSSKGPLLLEVNSSPGLEGIEGATNKDIAGEMILAIEAHFKNKPVKKKMPNESLS, from the coding sequence ATGCTCCAAGAAAAAGTCATCGTCGGAAGTGAAGAATGGTGCTCCTTTCCTACACTCGGAATCCCAACAATCAAAGCCCGCGTCGATTCAGGCGCCAAAACTTCCGCTTTACATGCCATCAACATTGCCCCATTTATCAAAAATGGAGAAAACTGGGTGAAATTTGATGTAAACCCAATACAGAATAACGTTAAAACGGTCATCCATTGTGAATCGAAACTGATTGATAAGCGCGTCGTAAAAAGCTCCAGCGGTTTCCGTGAACAGCGTTATGTTATTGGTTCAGACCTTGAAATCGGTGGCAAAATCTGGCAGATTGAAATTACCTTAACCAACAGGGATTCCATGGGATTTCGTATGCTTTTAGGACGCGAAGCCATGAGCGGGCGCATTCTTGTTGATCCTGAAGAAACCTATTTATTAGGCGAACCCACTTCCGATAGTTTAAGGGAAATTTACAAAGCTGCTGTCACACGGCAAGGCGGATTGCGTATCGGGGTTTTGGCCAGTAATCCCGAATTGTACAGCAACAAACGCATCATGGAAGCCGGTGAAATGCGTGGACATGAAATGCATTTCCTGAACATTAAGGAATGTTATATGAAACTTGATGCTACGACTCCTGAAATACATTACCGCGGCGGCAGGGTTCTGGATGATTTTGACGCGGTTATCCCGAGGATCAGGCCCAGTATAACGTTTTATGGTTGTGCTCTGACACGGCAGTTTGAGGCTTTAAAGGTCTTTTGCCTGAATTCTGCAGCAGCTATTACACAATCCCGTGATAAATTATTTTCACTGCAACTGTTGCTAAATCATGGCGTTGACATTCCTACTACAGGCTTTGCAAATTCCCCATTGGACACCAATGACCTGATCAAGATGGTTGGCGGCCCGCCCATTATCGTCAAATTACTGGAAGGTACACAAGGAAAAGGTGTCGTTTTGGCAGAAACCAAAAAGGCTGCAGAAAGTGTGATCAATGCTTTTAAAAGCCTTAATGCCAATATTTTGGTTCAGGAATTTATTAAGGAAGCCAACGGGAAAGACATTCGCTGTTTTGTAATTGACGGAAAAGTTGTTGCTGCAATCCAAAGGGAAGCATTGCCGGGTGAATTCCGGGCGAATATTCATTTGGGTGGTACCGCATCTGTTATAAAAATTACTGCCGAAGAGAAAAAGATTGCCATAAAAGCAGCCAAAGCCATGGATTTAAAAGTCGCCGGTGTAGATATTATCCGATCTTCAAAAGGACCACTCTTGCTCGAGGTGAATTCCTCTCCGGGCCTTGAAGGCATTGAAGGCGCTACGAATAAGGATATTGCAGGAGAAATGATCTTAGCGATTGAAGCGCATTTCAAAAATAAACCTGTAAAAAAGAAAATGCCGAATGAATCCCTATCTTGA
- a CDS encoding M15 family metallopeptidase: MKNIRLLLFCLISFWVSAQETPADSTFVNIKDYSSDFVFDMKYATEDNFLKAQVYDCAECYLRLKTVKALVKANIKFLKMGYKIKLFDCYRPLSVQKKMWKIVSNPEYVADPAKGSIHNRGGAIDITLVDADGVELDMGTPFDFFGREAAHDYEGFSASVLKNRKRLKKIMLKCGFKSFDSEWWHYNLKGSNKDPLSDFKWDCP, encoded by the coding sequence GTGAAAAATATAAGATTGCTACTGTTTTGCCTGATTTCTTTTTGGGTTTCTGCGCAGGAAACACCAGCTGACTCGACGTTTGTAAATATTAAGGATTACAGCAGCGACTTTGTTTTTGATATGAAATATGCCACTGAGGATAATTTCCTGAAAGCGCAGGTTTATGATTGTGCCGAATGCTATTTGCGCCTGAAAACCGTCAAGGCATTGGTTAAGGCAAATATTAAATTCCTGAAGATGGGTTATAAAATCAAATTGTTTGATTGCTACAGGCCTTTGTCAGTACAGAAAAAGATGTGGAAAATTGTCAGCAATCCGGAGTATGTTGCAGATCCGGCGAAAGGTTCCATCCACAATCGCGGTGGTGCAATCGATATTACCCTGGTTGATGCCGATGGCGTAGAACTGGATATGGGCACACCATTTGATTTTTTCGGCAGGGAAGCTGCGCATGATTATGAAGGATTTTCAGCATCCGTACTTAAAAACCGCAAAAGGCTTAAAAAAATCATGCTGAAATGTGGGTTTAAATCTTTCGATTCCGAATGGTGGCATTACAATCTCAAAGGTTCTAATAAAGACCCATTATCCGATTTTAAATGGGATTGCCCTTAG
- a CDS encoding ATP-dependent Clp protease ATP-binding subunit, protein MDDNFSPRVKDVITYSKEEALRLGHDFIGTEHLMLGILRDGNGKAINILNNLSVDLEHLRRKVEILSPASPAVEISNDKKNLHLTRQAERALKTTFLEAKVFQSTSISTAHLLLCILRNENDPTTKLLNKLKIDYDSAKEQYLNMTPNEEEFLDNLPKNESYNEDSGQDDSLKEGSFNNPANKSNKKSKTPVLDNFGRDLTEMAEEGKLDPVVGREKEIERVSQILSRRKKNNPLLIGEPGVGKSAIAEGLALRIIQKKVSRILFNKRVVTLDLASLVAGTKYRGQFEERMKAVMNELEKNDDIILFIDEIHTIVGAGGATGSLDASNMFKPALARGEIQCIGATTLDEYRQYIEKDGALERRFQKVIVEPTSVEETITILNNVKNKYEDHHNVTYTPEAIEACVKLTNRYMSERFLPDKAIDAMDEAGSRVHITNIDVPKQILDLERQLEEVRELKNTVVKKQKYEEAAKLRDDEKRLEKDLAIAQEQWEEESKSNRILVTEDNVADVVSMMTGIPVNRIAQTESNKLAKLPELITNKVIGQNEAVLKIARSIQRNRAGLKDPNRPIGSFIFLGQTGVGKTQLAKVLAKELFDSEDALVRIDMSEYMEKFAISRLVGAPPGYVGYEEGGQLTEKVRRKPYCVVLLDEIEKAHPDVFNMMLQVLDDGYLTDSLGRKIDFKNTIIIMTSNIGARQLKDFGQGVGFGTSAKISQADEHSKSVIENALKKSFAPEFLNRIDDVIVFNPLEKHDIDQIIEIELKKLYARIADLGYKLNLSDKAKAFIADKGFDKQFGARPLKRAIQKYVEDALAEEIITSKIGNGDEIYMDLEDDSAQELTVKVQKAEEPTN, encoded by the coding sequence ATGGATGATAATTTTTCACCAAGAGTAAAAGATGTCATTACTTACAGTAAGGAAGAAGCACTGCGACTGGGCCATGATTTCATTGGCACCGAGCATTTGATGCTTGGCATCCTGCGTGACGGAAACGGAAAAGCAATCAATATACTGAACAACCTATCCGTGGATCTGGAACATTTGCGCCGTAAGGTCGAAATCCTGAGCCCTGCCAGTCCGGCCGTTGAAATCAGCAATGACAAGAAAAACCTGCACCTGACCCGTCAGGCAGAGCGCGCTTTGAAGACCACTTTCCTGGAAGCGAAGGTTTTTCAAAGCACTTCTATCAGTACTGCACATCTTTTATTATGCATTTTACGAAACGAAAATGACCCTACAACCAAGCTGTTGAATAAGCTTAAAATCGATTATGACTCAGCTAAAGAACAATATTTAAATATGACGCCAAACGAAGAAGAATTTTTAGACAATTTGCCAAAAAACGAATCTTACAATGAAGATTCAGGACAAGATGACAGCCTGAAGGAAGGCAGTTTCAATAATCCCGCCAATAAGTCCAATAAGAAATCCAAGACACCCGTTCTGGATAATTTCGGAAGGGACCTGACTGAAATGGCTGAAGAAGGCAAACTCGACCCCGTCGTAGGCCGCGAGAAGGAAATCGAGCGTGTTTCACAAATTTTAAGCCGACGTAAGAAAAACAACCCATTGCTGATCGGTGAGCCTGGTGTTGGTAAATCCGCAATTGCTGAAGGACTGGCATTACGCATTATCCAGAAGAAAGTTTCCCGTATCTTATTTAATAAACGTGTAGTAACTTTGGATTTGGCCAGTCTTGTTGCCGGCACAAAATACCGCGGGCAATTCGAGGAAAGAATGAAAGCCGTCATGAACGAGCTTGAAAAAAATGACGATATTATCCTATTTATAGACGAGATTCATACCATTGTTGGAGCCGGAGGCGCAACTGGTTCGCTTGATGCTTCCAATATGTTCAAGCCTGCTCTTGCAAGAGGCGAAATCCAATGTATTGGTGCGACAACTTTAGACGAATACCGTCAATATATTGAAAAAGACGGTGCTTTGGAAAGGCGTTTCCAGAAAGTAATTGTAGAACCGACATCTGTTGAGGAAACCATCACGATTTTGAATAACGTCAAAAACAAATACGAAGACCACCACAATGTCACTTACACGCCCGAAGCGATTGAAGCCTGCGTGAAGTTGACAAACAGGTATATGTCTGAGCGTTTCCTTCCTGACAAAGCCATTGATGCGATGGATGAAGCAGGATCACGCGTGCACATCACCAATATTGACGTTCCAAAACAAATTCTTGACCTGGAACGCCAGTTGGAAGAAGTTCGTGAACTCAAAAATACGGTGGTTAAGAAACAAAAATATGAGGAAGCGGCCAAACTTCGTGATGATGAAAAACGCCTCGAGAAAGACCTGGCTATAGCCCAGGAACAATGGGAAGAAGAGTCTAAGAGCAACCGCATTTTGGTCACTGAAGATAATGTTGCAGACGTGGTCTCAATGATGACCGGAATTCCCGTAAACCGTATCGCACAAACTGAAAGCAATAAATTAGCTAAGCTGCCGGAACTAATTACAAATAAGGTCATTGGACAAAATGAAGCGGTATTAAAAATCGCCCGTTCTATCCAAAGGAACCGTGCCGGATTGAAAGACCCGAACCGACCAATCGGATCGTTTATCTTCCTCGGGCAAACCGGTGTCGGTAAAACACAATTGGCAAAAGTCCTTGCAAAGGAATTGTTTGATTCCGAAGATGCTTTGGTGCGTATTGACATGAGCGAATACATGGAAAAATTCGCCATTTCAAGATTGGTAGGTGCGCCTCCGGGATATGTCGGTTATGAAGAAGGCGGGCAGCTCACCGAAAAAGTAAGACGGAAACCTTATTGTGTAGTGCTTCTGGACGAGATTGAAAAAGCGCATCCGGATGTCTTCAATATGATGCTGCAGGTTTTAGACGATGGTTATTTAACAGACAGTCTAGGACGCAAAATCGATTTCAAGAATACGATCATTATCATGACTTCGAATATCGGGGCACGCCAATTAAAAGATTTCGGGCAGGGTGTCGGTTTCGGGACTTCCGCAAAGATCTCCCAGGCTGATGAGCATTCGAAAAGTGTCATTGAAAACGCATTGAAAAAATCATTTGCGCCGGAATTCCTGAACAGGATCGATGACGTGATTGTGTTCAATCCGTTAGAAAAACACGATATCGACCAGATCATTGAGATTGAACTTAAGAAATTATATGCCCGTATCGCCGATTTAGGCTACAAACTGAATCTGTCAGACAAAGCCAAAGCATTTATTGCCGATAAAGGTTTTGACAAGCAATTTGGCGCAAGACCGTTAAAAAGAGCCATCCAGAAGTACGTCGAAGACGCTTTGGCAGAAGAAATCATCACTTCCAAAATAGGAAATGGCGACGAAATCTACATGGATCTTGAAGACGATTCCGCTCAGGAACTGACGGTTAAAGTCCAGAAGGCTGAAGAACCAACGAACTAA
- a CDS encoding acetyl-CoA C-acyltransferase, translating into MNKKVVIVSAARTPIGSFMGALSTVSASHLGAAAIKGALDKISLDPNLVDEVIMGNVVQAGVGQAPARQAALYAGLPQSVIATTVNKVCASGMKAVMQGTQAIMAGDAEIVVAGGMENMSLIPHYMHLRNGNKFGPATMIDGMQKDGLTDAYDNNAMGVCADMCATEYGFSREDQDAFAIQSYERSAKAWDAGKFDNEVVPVAVPQRRGEPVMVTKDEEYTNVKLDKIPSLNPAFTKDGTVTAANASTINDGAGAVILMSEEKAAALGLKPLAYIKSYADAAQEPKWFTTAPAKALPKALEKAGISISDVDFFEFNEAFSVVGLANAKILGLDNDKLNVNGGAVSLGHPLGASGVRIIITLINVLEQNNAKIGAAAICNGGGGASAIVIERM; encoded by the coding sequence ATGAATAAAAAAGTTGTAATCGTGTCTGCTGCAAGAACCCCAATCGGAAGCTTTATGGGTGCTTTGTCTACTGTTTCCGCTTCCCATTTAGGTGCTGCTGCCATTAAAGGTGCTTTGGATAAAATCAGTCTTGACCCTAATTTGGTTGATGAAGTGATTATGGGTAACGTTGTCCAGGCTGGTGTAGGACAGGCTCCTGCACGCCAGGCAGCTTTGTATGCTGGTTTGCCACAAAGCGTGATTGCCACTACCGTAAATAAAGTATGTGCTTCAGGGATGAAAGCGGTGATGCAGGGCACACAGGCCATTATGGCAGGTGATGCTGAAATTGTGGTTGCCGGAGGTATGGAAAATATGAGCCTTATTCCACATTATATGCACTTGAGGAATGGCAATAAATTTGGCCCTGCGACCATGATCGATGGCATGCAGAAGGATGGTCTTACCGATGCTTATGATAATAACGCCATGGGGGTTTGCGCTGATATGTGTGCCACCGAATATGGATTTTCAAGAGAAGACCAGGATGCTTTTGCAATCCAGTCTTATGAGCGCTCGGCAAAAGCATGGGATGCCGGAAAATTCGACAATGAAGTGGTTCCTGTAGCGGTTCCCCAGCGTCGTGGAGAGCCCGTTATGGTTACAAAGGATGAAGAATATACCAATGTGAAACTTGATAAAATTCCTTCATTGAACCCGGCGTTTACAAAAGATGGCACCGTAACGGCTGCCAATGCCTCTACGATCAACGATGGCGCGGGTGCTGTAATTTTGATGAGCGAAGAAAAAGCGGCCGCTTTAGGACTAAAACCATTGGCATATATCAAAAGCTATGCAGATGCGGCACAGGAACCGAAATGGTTTACTACAGCTCCTGCAAAAGCGTTGCCTAAAGCATTGGAAAAAGCAGGAATTTCCATTTCAGATGTGGATTTCTTTGAATTCAATGAGGCCTTTTCGGTGGTTGGATTGGCAAATGCCAAAATCCTTGGCCTGGACAATGATAAATTGAATGTAAATGGTGGTGCGGTTTCTTTAGGGCATCCGCTGGGCGCATCGGGAGTGCGCATTATCATCACACTAATTAATGTTTTGGAGCAAAATAACGCAAAAATCGGAGCTGCAGCCATTTGTAATGGTGGCGGTGGCGCTTCAGCTATCGTTATTGAAAGAATGTAA
- the gyrA gene encoding DNA gyrase subunit A translates to MSDGERLIPINIEDEMKSAYIDYSMSVIVSRALPDVRDGLKPVHRRVLFGMYELGVLSNRAHKKSARIVGEVLGKYHPHGDTSVYDAMVRMAQEWSLRYLLVDGQGNFGSVDGDSPAAMRYTEARMKKISEEIMADIDKETVDFQLNFDDTLYEPKVMPTKVPNLLVNGASGIAVGMATNMPPHNLTEVIDGTLAYIDNNDIEIDELMHHIKAPDFPTGGVIYGYEGVREAFKTGRGRIVMRAKVNFEEVEGRESIIVTEIPYQVNKAEMIKKTADLVNDKKIEGIANIRDESDRTGMRIVYILKRDAVPNVVLNTLYKYTQLQSSFSVNNIALVNGRPQMLNLKDLIHYFVEHRHDVVVRRTQYDLRKAEERAHILEGLIIASDNIDEVIAIIRGSANTDQARERLMERFSLSDIQSKAIVEMRLRQLTGLEQDKLRAEYEEIMKLIEHLKALLASKELRMELIKEELTEIRDKYGDERRSQIEYSGGDVSIEDLIADENVVITISHAGYIKRTPLSEYKTQNRGGVGQKSAGTRDQDFLEHMYVATNHQYMLFFTGKGKCFWMRVYEIPEGSKTSKGRAIQNLINIENDDKVKAFICTQDLKDQEYINNHYLIMVTKQGQVKKTALEQYSRPRVNGVAAITIREDDELLEAKLTNGESQVLVAVKSGKLVRFEESKTRPMGRTASGVRGITLQDDKDEVIGMVTVNDMNSEILVVAENGYGKRSSLEEYRVTNRGGKGVKTLNITEKTGKLVSINSVTDADDLMIINKSGLTIRMAVEDLRVVGRATQGVRLINIKGNDSIAAVTKVMKEDEEEALEGAVEEAAAEGRPLETTDSTSEISDEDHEDPIADTEIDIEE, encoded by the coding sequence ATGTCTGACGGAGAAAGGTTAATTCCGATTAACATTGAAGACGAAATGAAGTCAGCTTACATCGATTATTCGATGTCAGTTATCGTATCAAGAGCATTGCCTGATGTCAGGGATGGTCTGAAGCCCGTTCACAGAAGGGTTCTTTTCGGAATGTATGAATTAGGAGTATTATCAAACAGGGCCCATAAAAAATCTGCGAGAATCGTCGGGGAAGTGCTCGGTAAGTATCACCCGCACGGCGATACTTCAGTTTATGACGCGATGGTGCGTATGGCCCAGGAATGGAGCCTTCGCTACCTGCTCGTTGACGGTCAGGGTAACTTCGGGTCTGTTGATGGTGACAGCCCTGCGGCAATGCGTTATACTGAGGCCAGGATGAAAAAAATCTCGGAGGAGATTATGGCTGATATCGATAAGGAAACCGTTGATTTCCAACTAAACTTTGACGATACGCTTTATGAGCCGAAAGTAATGCCGACCAAAGTGCCGAACCTTTTGGTAAATGGCGCTTCCGGAATTGCCGTCGGTATGGCTACGAATATGCCGCCGCACAACCTTACGGAAGTGATTGACGGTACATTAGCGTATATTGACAATAATGATATCGAGATTGATGAATTAATGCATCATATCAAAGCACCTGATTTCCCTACGGGTGGTGTGATTTACGGTTACGAAGGTGTTCGTGAAGCGTTCAAGACCGGCCGTGGAAGAATTGTGATGCGCGCCAAAGTGAACTTTGAAGAAGTGGAAGGCCGCGAATCGATTATCGTAACAGAAATTCCATATCAGGTTAACAAAGCCGAAATGATCAAGAAAACGGCGGATCTGGTGAATGATAAAAAAATAGAAGGCATTGCCAATATCCGTGACGAATCGGACAGGACAGGTATGCGTATCGTATATATCCTGAAACGCGATGCGGTTCCGAATGTCGTTTTGAATACCTTATATAAGTATACGCAATTGCAGTCTTCTTTCAGTGTAAACAATATTGCTCTGGTGAATGGAAGGCCGCAAATGCTGAACCTGAAAGACCTGATTCATTATTTCGTTGAGCACCGTCATGATGTTGTCGTACGCCGTACGCAATATGATTTACGCAAAGCGGAAGAGCGGGCGCACATTTTAGAAGGATTGATTATTGCTTCGGATAATATTGATGAAGTGATCGCAATCATCCGTGGTTCTGCCAATACCGATCAGGCAAGGGAACGATTGATGGAACGCTTCAGCCTTTCGGACATTCAGTCCAAGGCGATTGTTGAAATGCGTCTGCGTCAGCTGACAGGATTAGAGCAGGACAAACTGCGTGCTGAATACGAAGAAATCATGAAGTTGATTGAGCATTTGAAGGCATTATTGGCCAGTAAAGAGCTGCGTATGGAACTAATCAAGGAAGAACTTACTGAAATCCGTGATAAATATGGTGATGAGCGCCGTTCGCAGATCGAATATTCCGGTGGTGATGTCAGTATTGAAGATTTAATTGCCGATGAAAATGTGGTAATAACGATTTCACATGCTGGCTATATCAAAAGGACGCCGTTGTCAGAATACAAAACGCAGAACCGCGGCGGCGTAGGGCAGAAGAGTGCCGGGACACGCGACCAGGATTTTCTGGAGCATATGTATGTGGCCACAAACCACCAGTACATGCTGTTCTTTACCGGAAAAGGGAAATGTTTCTGGATGCGTGTTTATGAAATTCCTGAAGGAAGTAAGACCAGCAAAGGCCGTGCCATCCAGAACCTTATCAATATCGAGAATGACGATAAGGTGAAAGCCTTCATCTGTACTCAGGACCTGAAGGACCAGGAATACATCAACAACCATTACCTTATTATGGTGACCAAACAAGGCCAGGTGAAAAAAACTGCTTTGGAACAATATTCCCGTCCAAGGGTTAACGGGGTGGCGGCTATTACCATCCGTGAAGATGACGAATTGCTGGAAGCAAAACTGACCAATGGGGAAAGCCAGGTTTTGGTGGCCGTAAAATCAGGAAAACTGGTGCGTTTCGAAGAAAGCAAGACGCGTCCGATGGGAAGGACTGCTTCCGGTGTACGCGGCATCACACTTCAGGATGATAAGGACGAAGTGATTGGTATGGTTACTGTAAACGATATGAACAGCGAAATCCTTGTGGTTGCCGAAAACGGTTATGGTAAGCGTTCTAGCCTTGAAGAATACCGCGTCACAAACCGTGGTGGTAAAGGTGTGAAAACATTGAACATCACTGAAAAGACCGGAAAACTCGTTTCCATCAATAGTGTGACCGATGCCGATGATTTGATGATCATCAACAAATCCGGATTGACCATCAGGATGGCAGTCGAAGATTTAAGGGTCGTGGGCCGTGCTACGCAAGGTGTACGACTCATCAACATCAAAGGAAACGATTCCATTGCTGCCGTTACGAAAGTAATGAAAGAGGACGAAGAAGAAGCGCTGGAAGGTGCGGTGGAAGAAGCTGCAGCAGAAGGAAGACCTTTGGAAACCACAGATTCTACTTCTGAAATAAGTGATGAAGACCATGAAGATCCGATTGCGGATACTGAAATTGATATTGAGGAATAA
- a CDS encoding tetratricopeptide repeat protein, producing the protein MKTKFVIMASALLFSAGSFAQKDQLKAAEKAIKNGDVAGAQNNLSQAETLLANDDDRAQFYFIKGNVHAELAKRGVEASKNYAEALKNYQLLNDTEKKTGKSKYGKQAEAAQLVISNAMKNDAYKDYTAGNYKESARKYYQLYQLDKKQTDYLFNASSAALNSKDNDLALPYLMELKQINYTGEGTTYIAVSKLSGQEEGFINKESRDNAVKIGTHEKPSDEKNASKRPGILRSIAIIQMRKEVLNDDVKAVIAEAEAANPTDSSIMMEEAVLYYKNNDQETYKKIITKILEKDPNNADLIFNLGVISYNGKDYANAEKFYKKALEIKPDYKGADFNLAALKLEVSQQQLDQMNKLGNSAADNKKYDELKKQREAVLGEAAFYLEKTLKVNPNDNDAKRSLVSVYNALDLLDKAKALKATIKEE; encoded by the coding sequence ATGAAAACTAAATTTGTAATAATGGCCTCCGCGTTGCTGTTTTCAGCGGGATCTTTTGCACAGAAAGACCAATTGAAAGCGGCTGAAAAAGCGATAAAAAATGGTGATGTGGCCGGCGCACAAAACAATTTGTCCCAAGCTGAAACTTTATTGGCAAATGATGACGATCGGGCACAGTTTTATTTTATCAAAGGAAACGTTCATGCCGAATTGGCAAAGAGGGGCGTGGAAGCATCAAAAAATTATGCTGAAGCACTGAAAAACTATCAGTTACTTAATGATACTGAGAAAAAAACCGGAAAGTCTAAATACGGTAAGCAAGCTGAAGCTGCGCAGTTGGTAATATCTAACGCAATGAAAAATGATGCGTATAAGGATTATACCGCTGGAAATTACAAGGAGTCTGCGCGTAAATATTACCAGCTTTATCAATTGGATAAGAAGCAGACAGATTATCTTTTTAATGCTTCAAGTGCTGCATTGAATTCAAAAGATAATGATTTGGCGCTTCCTTATCTGATGGAACTGAAGCAAATCAATTACACCGGCGAAGGCACCACTTATATTGCTGTTTCAAAATTATCAGGGCAGGAAGAAGGATTCATAAACAAAGAATCAAGAGACAATGCTGTAAAAATCGGTACGCATGAAAAGCCATCTGATGAGAAAAATGCCTCAAAAAGACCAGGAATCCTCAGGAGTATCGCTATTATCCAGATGCGCAAGGAAGTCCTCAACGATGATGTCAAAGCTGTTATCGCCGAAGCTGAAGCCGCAAATCCTACAGATAGTTCCATCATGATGGAAGAAGCAGTGCTTTATTATAAAAATAACGATCAGGAAACTTATAAAAAGATCATTACTAAAATCCTGGAAAAAGATCCAAATAATGCAGACCTGATTTTTAACCTCGGGGTGATCAGCTACAACGGTAAGGACTATGCCAATGCAGAAAAATTTTATAAAAAAGCCCTTGAAATCAAACCGGATTACAAAGGAGCAGATTTTAATCTCGCAGCCCTGAAACTTGAGGTCTCTCAGCAGCAACTTGACCAGATGAATAAATTGGGGAACTCTGCTGCCGACAATAAAAAATATGATGAGCTCAAAAAACAAAGGGAAGCCGTCCTTGGCGAAGCCGCATTTTATCTCGAAAAAACACTGAAAGTAAACCCAAATGACAATGATGCCAAACGATCACTTGTCAGTGTTTACAACGCGCTCGATTTGCTGGACAAAGCAAAGGCGCTTAAAGCCACAATAAAAGAAGAATAA
- a CDS encoding C40 family peptidase encodes MYGICNLAIIPMRAESSDKSEIVSQVLFGEHFEVLEQHKQWARIRLYFDNYEGWIDVKQYQPVNKNDYKQLCEDTLVMNADLIEYVTSEKNLLMPIPLGASLSFLNYTDINTSEFIFEGMKTSGVKPKSDLVNTAFMYLHAPYLWGGKTPFGIDCSGFTQMVYKLNGYKLLRDASQQATQGEALSFIEESEPGDLAFFDNEEGNIIHVGIIMKDNYIIHASGKVRIDRLDHLGIYNAETNRHTHKLRVIKKVI; translated from the coding sequence ATGTACGGAATCTGCAACCTGGCCATAATTCCAATGCGTGCCGAGTCGAGCGATAAAAGTGAAATCGTGTCTCAGGTCTTGTTTGGCGAGCATTTTGAAGTTTTGGAGCAACACAAACAATGGGCCAGGATCAGGCTTTACTTTGACAATTATGAAGGTTGGATTGATGTGAAACAGTACCAGCCCGTAAATAAAAATGATTATAAACAGCTTTGTGAAGACACTTTGGTGATGAATGCTGATTTAATTGAGTATGTAACGTCTGAGAAAAATCTTTTGATGCCGATACCTTTGGGTGCATCCCTGTCATTTTTGAACTATACTGATATCAATACTTCAGAGTTTATTTTTGAAGGGATGAAAACCAGCGGCGTAAAACCGAAATCTGACCTGGTGAATACTGCATTTATGTACCTGCATGCGCCCTATTTATGGGGAGGCAAAACACCGTTCGGGATTGATTGCTCCGGGTTCACGCAGATGGTTTACAAGCTGAATGGTTATAAATTGTTGCGTGATGCATCACAGCAGGCTACGCAGGGCGAGGCTTTGAGTTTCATAGAGGAAAGCGAGCCGGGTGATTTGGCATTTTTCGATAATGAGGAGGGAAATATCATCCATGTCGGGATTATCATGAAAGACAATTACATCATCCACGCCAGCGGGAAAGTCAGGATTGACAGGCTGGACCATCTTGGAATTTATAATGCGGAGACCAACAGGCACACACATAAACTGAGGGTCATTAAGAAAGTGATATAA